A part of Aegilops tauschii subsp. strangulata cultivar AL8/78 chromosome 2, Aet v6.0, whole genome shotgun sequence genomic DNA contains:
- the LOC109765979 gene encoding cleavage stimulating factor 64-like, translated as MDSIAAAAGNCRCSRVVYVGNIPFKAEEKEVRDACELIGPVLSFNLAADADTGKRKGYAFVEYADDATAQSACRNLHGHRLLDRELRVGLAERAGAARRRRRGDHEPVGMEDAIHAASLVNDRGRLAVVSSVTRHLAGASRHELREALDTFENCGPENCKVLTEYVPGLDIAMEMVQRLLDMAAADDAAGEAKRKKRVSACPPPDDHGAKLMKLEDGGKATPVFAGVACV; from the coding sequence ATGGACAGCATCGCTGCCGCCGCCGGCAACTGCCGCTGCAGCCGCGTCGTCTACGTCGGCAACATCCCCTTCAAAGCCGAGGAGAAGGAGGTCCGCGACGCCTGCGAGCTCATCGGCCCCGTCCTCTCCTTCAACCTCGCCGCCGACGCCGACACGGGGAAGCGCAAGGGCTACGCCTTCGTCGAGTACGCTGACGACGCCACGGCGCAGAGCGCGTGCCGCAACCTGCACGGCCACCGGCTGCTCGACCGCGAGCTGCGGGTCGGCCTCGCCGAAAGGGCCGGCGCGGCGCGCCGGAGGCGCCGGGGAGACCACGAGCCGGTCGGGATGGAGGACGCCATCCACGCCGCATCCCTCGTCAACGACCGCGGGCGCCTCGCCGTCGTGTCCTCCGTCACGCGGCACCTGGCGGGCGCGTCCAGGCACGAGCTGCGGGAAGCTTTGGACACGTTCGAGAACTGCGGCCCCGAGAACTGCAAGGTACTCACGGAGTACGTCCCAGGGCTGGACATCGCCATGGAGATGGTGCAGCGCCTGCTCGACATGGCTGCAGCGGACGATGCTGCCGGCGAGGCAAAGAGGAAGAAGCGGGTGAGCGCCTGTCCGCCGCCGGACGATCACGGCGCCAAACTGATGAAGCTCGAAGACGGCGGGAAGGCTACGCCGGTGTTCGCTGGAGTTGCCTGCGTCTGA